In a genomic window of Oculatellaceae cyanobacterium:
- a CDS encoding chemotaxis protein CheW, translated as MIKEYFCVQLRESLKVGLPLEQTAEVISLSRREICPIPGVASSLLGVVNQRGRLLWVLELSDLLQLAPPVRRSRPQDRLTLLLMTQDDNSTLEKSQPQLACVVSALQGIVSLNPDKFQLVPTNSKFKFFVSGITEIEQASVAILNPKAIFAELQSSIFDNSLTHQ; from the coding sequence ATGATTAAAGAATATTTTTGTGTGCAGTTACGAGAATCACTAAAAGTAGGGCTACCTCTAGAGCAGACAGCAGAAGTAATTTCACTCAGCAGGCGAGAAATTTGTCCGATTCCTGGGGTAGCTTCTAGCTTATTGGGGGTAGTTAATCAACGAGGGAGATTGTTATGGGTTTTAGAGTTGAGTGATTTATTACAACTAGCACCACCTGTGAGGCGATCGCGCCCTCAAGATCGTTTAACTTTATTATTAATGACACAAGACGATAATTCCACCCTGGAAAAATCTCAACCCCAACTAGCTTGCGTAGTATCAGCACTCCAAGGAATAGTTTCTCTCAATCCAGATAAGTTTCAACTTGTACCAACAAACTCTAAATTTAAATTTTTTGTATCTGGGATTACAGAAATTGAGCAAGCATCTGTTGCTATCCTAAATCCCAAGGCGATTTTTGCAGAACTTCAATCTAGCATTTTTGATAATTCCTTAACACATCAATGA
- a CDS encoding response regulator: protein MKTVLVVDDSKTEQRLIEALLQHLGVKVAIADSGESALNWLETNRRPDLIVLDIIMPGLSGLDLCRQIRSNPDLEKIPVVFCSSKDQDFDRFWALRQGGNAYITKPFAPNDLVATLSKHLN, encoded by the coding sequence ATGAAAACTGTTTTAGTAGTGGATGATTCTAAAACCGAGCAACGTTTAATTGAAGCTTTGCTGCAACACTTAGGAGTAAAAGTAGCTATAGCTGATTCAGGGGAATCGGCTTTAAACTGGTTAGAAACTAATCGCCGACCCGACTTAATAGTTTTAGATATTATCATGCCTGGTTTAAGTGGATTGGATTTATGTAGACAAATTAGATCTAATCCAGATTTAGAAAAAATACCTGTTGTTTTTTGCTCTTCTAAAGATCAAGATTTTGATCGGTTTTGGGCGTTACGCCAAGGTGGAAACGCTTATATAACTAAACCGTTTGCTCCGAATGATTTAGTAGCAACGCTATCTAAGCATCTTAATTAA
- a CDS encoding response regulator: protein MEYTKYMPVQIPETAYQKPKETPLNPVVKVTTSAAKAVQEIVKRQLSGRITIGDPLDNSIFWRVYVGNGQVHFATSVAGQKERLSYLLRRYYPDLEHLQLKDESEYDFFCRYWQSGKLSLQQVRKLIFSLTQEALVQILALPQASIQFEKTLGLDHLLLAVPFKETILPVRRLISQWGQLRSNIASPLQRPFVKNLEHFSQLLWQKAENPQWIQLLSDTINGNRCLYEVAYALNMDVLELAKTLQPLVAAGAVGINNYRLSAEDERPIIACIDDSKTVQRNVKLTLEASGYRVLGLTEPTRALTALARYKPALILMDISMPEIDGYELCQLLRQSTLLREIPIVMLTGREGLIDRLRARMVGANDYITKPFTPQQLFNVVNKLASSSMELN from the coding sequence ATGGAATATACGAAATATATGCCTGTACAAATTCCAGAAACCGCCTACCAAAAGCCAAAAGAAACACCTTTAAATCCAGTAGTAAAAGTTACGACCTCTGCGGCTAAAGCAGTACAAGAAATTGTTAAAAGACAACTTTCAGGTAGAATCACGATTGGTGATCCTCTGGATAATTCAATTTTTTGGCGAGTTTATGTAGGTAATGGACAGGTACATTTTGCTACTAGCGTAGCCGGTCAAAAAGAAAGACTTTCCTATCTATTGCGACGCTACTACCCTGATTTAGAACATTTACAACTAAAAGACGAATCTGAGTACGACTTTTTTTGCCGTTATTGGCAATCGGGGAAGCTTTCTTTGCAACAAGTTCGGAAACTAATATTTTCTCTAACGCAAGAAGCTTTAGTACAAATTCTTGCTTTACCGCAAGCTTCTATTCAGTTTGAAAAAACTTTAGGACTAGATCATTTACTTTTAGCTGTTCCTTTTAAAGAAACCATCCTACCAGTGCGAAGGCTAATCAGCCAATGGGGACAACTGCGCTCTAATATTGCTTCTCCTTTGCAGCGACCTTTTGTAAAAAATTTAGAGCATTTTTCTCAATTGCTGTGGCAAAAGGCTGAAAATCCTCAATGGATTCAATTACTTAGCGATACTATTAACGGCAATCGTTGTCTTTATGAAGTCGCCTATGCTTTAAACATGGATGTGTTGGAATTAGCTAAAACCTTGCAACCATTAGTAGCAGCAGGCGCTGTAGGAATTAATAATTATCGCCTGTCTGCTGAGGATGAGCGTCCTATAATTGCTTGCATTGATGATAGTAAGACAGTACAGAGAAATGTCAAACTAACTTTAGAAGCTAGTGGTTATCGGGTATTAGGGTTAACTGAACCTACGCGAGCATTAACTGCTTTGGCACGTTACAAACCTGCGTTGATATTAATGGATATATCTATGCCAGAAATTGATGGTTATGAATTGTGCCAGTTATTACGGCAATCAACTTTATTACGGGAAATTCCTATTGTGATGTTAACAGGTCGTGAAGGTTTAATTGATAGGTTACGCGCCAGAATGGTAGGAGCAAATGATTACATTACTAAACCCTTTACTCCTCAGCAATTATTTAATGTAGTTAATAAACTAGCAAGTTCTAGCATGGAATTAAACTAA